Sequence from the Bacillus thuringiensis genome:
TAGATGGATCTTTAGTACTTATCGGCGGGGACCCTGGGATTGGAAAATCAACGTTGTTATTACAGATTTCATCGCAATTAGCAGATTCTTCATATGATGTACTCTACATATCGGGTGAGGAGTCAGCAAAGCAGATAAAACTTCGTGCAGATCGTTTAGATGTAAAGGGTAGTAATTTATTTGTTGTAGCAGAGACGGATTTGCAGCGAATTGCAACACACATTGAAGAGATGAATCCGGCCTTTGTTGTTATTGATTCCATTCAAACGATACATTTACCAGAGGTAACGTCAGCACCAGGAAGTGTGGCACAAGTACGTGAATGTACAGCAGAGTTAATGAAACTTGCAAAAACGAAAGGAATCCCTATTTTTATCGTCGGACACGTGACAAAAGAAGGTGCAATTGCAGGACCACGTATGTTAGAACATATGGTCGACGCAGTTCTTTACTTTGAAGGAGACCGTCATCATACATATCGTATTTTGCGAGCTGTTAAGAATCGTTTTGGTTCTACGAATGAAATGGGTATTTTTGAAATGAAAGAACTTGGCCTTGCGGAAGTCTTAAACCCGTCTGAAATTTTCCTTGAGGAAAGACCTGTTGGGGTTGCAGGATCAACCGTGGTAGCCTCAATGGAAGGAACAAGACCAGTGTTAGTAGAAATACAAGCATTAATCTCCCCTACTAGTTTTGGAAACCCTCGAAGAATGGCAACGGGAATTGATCATAACCGTGTATCTCTTATTATGGCGGTGCTAGAAAAAAGAACAGGTTTATTATTGCAAAATCAAGACGCATATTTAAAAGTGGCGGGTGGTTTGAAATTAGATGAACCAGCAATTGATTTAGCGGTGGCTTTAAGTATAGCTTCAAGTTTTAGAGATAAATCTACGGCACCAACCGATGCAGTAATAGGAGAAGTCGGATTAACTGGAGAAATAAGAAGAGTATCAAGAATTGAACAACGTGTACAAGAAGCGGCTAAATTAGGATTTCAACGTGCTATTATTCCTAGAAAAAATTTGGGAGGATGGACAATTCCGGATGGGATTGAGGTAGTAGGTGTATCTAATTTAGGGGAAGCGCTTCGTTTGACATTAGGAGGCTAGGCTATGGAAGAAAACAAGCAACGTGTCAAAAGTATGATTAATATTTTACAGCTCGTGGCTCCGGGAACACCACTGCGCGAAGGGATAGATAATGTGCTTCGCGCACAAACAGGGGGATTAATTGTTCTTGGATATAACGAGCAGATTAAAAGTATTGTTGATGGAGGTTTTCATATTAATTGTGCATTCTCTCCTGCTAGTTTATACGAGTTAGCAAAAATGGACGGGGCGCTTATTTTAAATGAAACGGGAAGTAAAATTTTAATTGCGAACGCACAATTAGTTCCAGAGGCATCTATTGATTCTATTGAAACGGGAATGCGTCACCGAACGGCAGAGCGTGTAGCAAAGCAGACAGGTAGCCTTGTTGTGGCTATTTCACAAAGACGTAACGTAATTACACTATATCAAGGGAATTTACGTTATACACTAAAAGATATAGGTGTTATTTTAACAAAGGCAAATCAAGCTATTCAAACGTTAGAAAAATATAAAGCCGTATGGAATGATGGGATTACGAATTTGGGTATTCTAGAATTTGAAGAGGTTGTTACAATGTCCGAGGTGGTTCATGTTTTACATAGTGTTGAAATGGTACTACGTATTAAAAATGAAATATTGAGCTATATTCATGAACTAGGAACAGAAGGTAGGTTAATTCGTTTACAACTTACTGAACTACTAGCTGATTTAGAAGCAGAAGCAGCGCTATTAATAAAGGATTACCATCAAGAAAAAACACAAGACCATCATCAAATTTTGAAAAGGTTACAAGAACTTGCAAATACACAACTTCTAGAGGATAGTGATTTAGTTAAATTACTTGGATATCCAGGACAAACGAGTTTAGAAGAAAGTGTGACACCGAGAGGATACCGAATCACCAGCAAAATTTCACGTGTTCCACCACTTATCATTGAAAATTTAATTAACAGATTTAAAACTTTGCAAGGTGTTTGTCGGGCAACTATTAATGAATTAGATGATGTGGAAGGAATTGGGGAAGTCAGGGCGAAGAAAATACGAGAAGGCCTAAAAAGAATTCAAGAGCATCTCTATATGAGTAGACACAATTAAGAATATTACATTGATTCCATAATATAACGACACTAGAACACTTTTGGTATATGATATGATATATTGGTAAATAAAACTATTTATAAAAAAACACGTCCGCTTTTGCATTCGGCGTTTTGATTAGCGAAACAATGGTTAATAATGAGTAGGAGGTGGTTGGATGTTAAAACGGATTGTACAGCTCTTCTTTCTAGTAATTGGTGGAGCGTTAGGGATTTACTTAATCCCAAAAGTTATTAATGTATTAGACATCGGTGCCGTTCCTTTATTGGAAGGATCATATGTTCGAGCAATTATTGGTGCAATTATTTTATTTTTAACAACATTTTGGCTTGTAGATTATATCGTTCAACTTATTAAGCATATTGAAGAGGCTCTTGTAAAGGCGCCTGTAGCAGATGTTTTATTTGGTACATTAGGATTAATCTCTGGTCTTATTGTTGCATATTTAATTTTAATACCAATTCGTGAATTTACAATTCCAGTTATTAGTACAGTGTTGCAAGTTTTCTTTACTCTTTTACTTGGATATTTAGGATTCCAAGTAGGGTTTAAAAAGAGGAATGAATTGCTAGGATTATTTACATTACCACAACGTGGGAAGAAGAAAAATAATAATAGCGAGCATGAAGAAACTGAAACTGAGGTAGAAGAATCTACAACTCATTGGAAAATTCTCGATACGAGTGTAATTATCGATGGACGTATTGCTGATATTTGCCAAACAAAGTTTTTAGAAGGAACAATTGTGATTCCACAATTCGTGTTAGAAGAACTTCAGCACATTGCTGATTCGTCTGATGCTTTAAAGCGTAATCGTGGTCGTAGAGGATTAGACATTTTAAATCGTATTCAAAAAGAGATGCCGATTCCGGTAGAAATTTATGAAGGTGATTTCGATGATATTCAAGAAGTGGATAGCAAGCTTGTAAAGTTGGCGAAAATCACTGGTGGAACGGTAGTAACAAATGATTTTAACTTAAATAAAGTCTCTGAATTACAAGGGGTAACGGTGTTAAACATTAACGATTTAGCTAATGCAATTAAACCTGTTGTACTCCCAGGTGAAGAACTAAGCGTTTATGTTGTAAAAGATGGAAAAGAACAAAATCAAGGTGTTGCATATTTAGATGATGGCACGATGATTGTAGTAGAAGATGGTAGAGAATACGTAGGTTCGCAACTCAATGTACTTGTTACGAGTGTGTTACAAACATCAGCTGGTCGTATGATTTTCGCCAAACGTAAATTATTAGAAAAAGCATTATAAGTAGAGGATTATTAATATGTATACATTAATTATTCCAGCAGCTGGTCAAGGAAAGCGAATGGGTGCTGGCAAAAATAAGTTGTTTTTACTTATTAATGAAGTACCGATTATTGTGCATACGTTACGTGCTTTTGAAAAGGATAAAGAATGTAAAAATATTATCATGGCAATTAACGAAGAAGAGCGCCCATATTTTGAAGAGCTAATGCAGAAGTATCCGGTTGAAAAGCCGGTACAATTTATTCAGGGTGGAGCCGAAAGACAAGATAGTGTGTATAACGCAATTCAGCATACGAGTGATGTTAAGTATGTTCTTGTACATGACGGTGCGCGCCCGTTCGTAACAAATAAAGTGATCCAAGATGTATTAACTGCAGCAGAAAAATATGGAGCTTCCATTTGTGCGGTGCCAGTGAAAGATACCGTTAAGAAAGTACAGCAGGATGTTGTTGTCGAAACGGTAGAAAGATCTCAGCTTAAAGCTGTACAAACACCACAAGGTTTCTCTGTTTCTCTTTTGCTAGAAGCACATAGAAGTGCGAAGCAGAGTTGTTTCCTTGGTACAGATGATGCAAGTCTCGTGGAACGTATTGGGAAGCAAGTAGGTGTAGTAGAGGGGAGTTACTATAATATTAAAGTGACGACTCCAGAGGATTTACTAATTGCTGAAAGCTTTCTTCACATTCAAAAGAAATGATAGCAATGATTATAGCGAAGAAAAGCTCGGCAAAGGCCGGGCTTTTCTTTATAGGGATAGCGATATAATATAGAGTCATAAAGCTCAGTAGTTTAGTTTGAGGAGGATGTAAAGAATGTTTCGAATTGGACAAGGTTTTGACGTACATGAATTTGCGGAAGGTAGACCGTTAATTATCGGTGGAATTACAATTCCTCATGAGAAAGGATTGATCGGTCACTCGGATGCAGATGTATTATTACATACGATCGCAGACGCATGTTTAGGTGCAATTGCGGCAGGTGATATTGGAAAACATTTCCCTGATACAGACCCTGCCTTTAAAGACGCGGATTCAGCTGTGTTGTTACAGAAGGTTTGGGAATTTGTACGTGAACAAGGTTATGAGCTAGGGAACCTAGATTGTACAATTATCGCCCAAAAGCCGAAAATGGCACCACATATTGAAAGTATGCGTAAACGCATTAGCGAACTATTAGAAACGTCTATTGATAATATCAATGTAAAGGCAACGACAACAGAAAAATTAGGATTTACAGGTAGGGAAGAAGGAATTGCTTCTCAAGCAGTTGTTTTATTACAGAAAAAATAATGGTTTTTAATTCGTAAGATGGATAATCACATTTTTTTGGTGTACAATTATAGAATGTGTTGACATTAAGAATGGAAGGTGTACCAATTATGGAAAAGCAAGTGAGAGTGCGCTATGCGCCAAGTCCAACAGGACACTTACATATCGGAAATGCGCGTACGGCATTATTTAATTATTTATTTGCTCGTCATCAAGATGGTAAGTTTATTATTCGTATTGAAGATACTGATGTAAAACGTAATGTTGCTGGTGGAGAAGAAAGCCAATTAAAATACTTGAAATGGCTCGGTATGGACTGGGATGAAGGTGTTGATGTTGGTGGTGAATTTGGACCATATCGTCAAACAGAGCGTTTAGATATGTATAAAAAATTATATGAAGATTTATTAGAGCGTGGTTTAGCTTACAAATGTTATATGACAGAAGAAGAGCTAGAAGCGGAACGCGAAGGGCAAATCGCTCGTGGTGAAACACCTCGTTACGCAGGTAACCACCGTGATTTAACTGAAGCACAAGTGAAAGAATTTGAAGCTGAGGGACGTATTCCGAGTATTCGTTTCCGTGTACCAGCTGACCGTGATTACACATTTAAAGATATTGTAAAAGATGAAGTTGCATTCCATTCAAATGATTTCGGTGATTTCGTTATCGTGAAAAAAGATGGAATTCCAACTTATAACTTTGCGGTAGCAGTAGATGATCACTTAATGGAAATTACACACGTACTTCGTGGTGATGATCATATTTCAAACACGCCAAAACAAATGATGATTTATGAAGCTTTCGGTTGGGATATTCCGCAATTCGGTCATATGACTTTAATTGTAAATGAAAGCCGTAAAAAATTAAGTAAGCGTGATGAATCTATTATTCAATTTATTGAGCAATATAAAGAGCTTGGATATCTTCCAGAAGCAATCTTTAACTTTATTGCACTACTAGGTTGGTCGCCAGTAGGAGAAGAAGAAATCTTCTCTCAAGAAGAGTTTATCAAAATGTTCGATGCAGCTCGTTTATCAAAATCACCTGCATTATTTGATTCTCAAAAACTAAAATGGATGAACAACCAATATATGAAAAAGCAAGATTTAGATACGGTGGTAGAATTAAGCTTACCGCATCTAGTGAAAGCTGGACGTATAGGTGAAACTTTAAGTGAACAAGAACAAGCTTGGATTCGTGATGTAATTGCGTTATATCATGAACAAATGAGTTTTGGAGCTGAAATTGTAGAGCTTTCTGAAATGTTCTTCAAAGATCATGTTGATTATGAAGAAGAAGGACAAGAAGTATTAAAAGGTGAACAAGTACCAGAAGTACTTCGTGCATTTGCCGGTCAAGTAGAAGCACTAGAAGCGATGGAACCAGCAGCAATTAAGGCGGCTATTAAAGCGGTCCAAAAGGAAACAGGTCATAAAGGTAAAAACTTATTTATGCCAATCCGTGTTGCAACTACTGGTCAAACACATGGCCCAGAACTTCCTAATGCTATTGTACTTCTTGGAAAAGAGAAAGTTTTAAATCGTCTTCAAAAAGTAATTGGTTAACATTTTCTAGGTTTAGAAATATAATAAGTATACTTAAAACCTAATAAGGAAAAGCGACGAGAAGGAGAAGTAGAAAATCAGGCTTTTTACAGAGAGAACCACCTTTAGGCTGGAAGTGGTTTATAAGCGGATTTTTGAAATGCCCCTTCGAGTCTTCTGCTGAACAGCAAATCGTTTTGCGAAACGTCTTAGGGCGTAAAGTAAGCAGAAGCGGTGTACACCGTTATCAGAGATGAGTTTGAGGCTTCTTTAGCCTAAACAGAGTGGAACCGCGCTTATAAGGCGTCTCTGTCAATATGACAGAGGCGTCTTTTTTTATATCGTAAAAATGGGTATGAGTATAAGTTTTATCCCCGTGCATACAGATTTAGGGGGATAAATAGGGAGTTAAGGGAGTTAGTTCGCTCGAAAAAGCATCCCATAAAGGGGAGGGAACGTCGATGTTTAAGAGGCTTCGGGAAGATATTGAAGTCGTTTTTGAACAGGATCCAGCGGCAAGAAGTTATTTCGAAGTCATTTTGACTTACTCTGGATTACATGCAGTTTGGGCTCATCGAATTGCACATGCTTTTTATAAAAAGAATTTCTTCTTTATTGCACGTTGGATCTCGCAGGTTAGTCGTTTCTTTACTGGCATTGAGATTCATCCAGGAGCAACAATTGGTCGTCGTTTTTTCATAGACCATGGAATGGGGGTTGTAATTGGAGAAACGTGTGAAATTGGTGATAATGTAACGATCTATCAAGGAGTTACATTAGGTGGTACAGGTAAAGAAAAGGGAAAGAGGCACCCTACAATTCAGGATAATGTATTAATTGCAACGGGTGCTAAAGTACTAGGTTCTATTACAGTTGGAGAGAATTCTAAAATTGGAGCAGGGTCTGTCGTATTAAAAGAAGTCCCTGCACATTCTACAGTTGTAGGTATACCTGGCCGAGTCGTTATTCAAAATGGAGTAAAGATCGGTCAAGAATTAAACCATTCTGACCTTCCAGACCCAATTTTTGATAAATTAAAGGTCATGGAAGTAGAACTTGATAAATTGAAAAAACAACTTGAAGTAAAGGTAGAAAGGAAGGATAAAAATGACTATTCACATTTATAATACGTTAACACGTCAAAAGGAAGAGTTTACTCCATTAGAAGAAAATAAGGTAAAGATGTATGTATGTGGACCTACAGTTTATAACTATATTCACATTGGGAATGCAAGACCACCTATGGTATTTGATACGGTACGCCGTTATTTAGAATATAAAGGGTATGATGTGCAGTACGTATCTAACTTTACTGACGTAGATGATAAATTAATTAAAGCAGCAAATGAATTAGGTGAAGATGTGCCGACAATTGCTGACCGTTTCGTTGAAGCATACTTTGAAGATGTAACAGCACTAGGTTGCAAACATGCAACAGTTCATCCTCGTGTAACGGAAAATATGGATATCATTATTGAATTTATTCAAGAACTTGTGAATAAAGGATATGCATATGAATCAGAAGGTGATGTGTACTTTAGAACGAAGGAATTCGAAGGGTACGGTAAATTATCGCATCAACCAATCGCAGACTTACGTCATGGTGCGCGTATTGAAGTAGGAGAAAAGAAACAAGACCCCCTTGATTTTGCTTTATGGAAAGCTGCGAAAGAAGGAGAAATCTTCTGGGAAAGCCCTTGGGGTAAAGGTCGTCCAGGCTGGCATATTGAATGCTCGGCAATGGCGCGTAAATACTTAGGAGATACCATCGATATTCACGCTGGTGGCCAAGACTTGGCATTTCCTCATCATGAGAATGAAATCGCGCAGTCTGAGGCGTTAACAGGAAAAACATTTGCACGTTATTGGATGCACAATGGATATATTAATATTAATAATGAGAAGATGTCTAAGTCACTTGGGAACTTCATTTTGGTTCACGATATCATTAAGCAATATGATCCGCAGTTAATTAGATTCTTTATGCTATCAGTACATTACCGTCACCCAATTAATTTTAGTGAAGAGTTATTACAAAGCACAAATAACGGGCTGGAAAGAATTAAAACGGCTTATGGTAACTTAAAACACCGTATGGAAAGTAGTACGGATTTAACAGATCATAATGAGAAGTGGTTAGCTGAGCTGGAAAAATTCCAGACTGCATTTGAAGAAGCGATGAATGATGACTTCAACACTGCTAATGCAATCACTGAATTATATAATGTAGCAAATCATGCAAATCAATATTTACTGGAAGAGCATACGTCTAAAGTGGTAATTGAAGCATATGTAAAACAACTTGAAACGTTATTTGATATTCTAGGGTTAGAATTAGCGCAAGACGAGTTACTTGATGAAGAAATTGAGGCACTTATTCAAAAACGCATTGAAGCTCGTAAAAATCGTGATTTTGCATTATCAGATAAAATTCGCGATGATTTAAAAGACCGTAATATTATTCTAGAAGATACCGCTCAAGGTACAAGATGGAAAAGAGGATAAGAATGATCGATGCAAAGCAATTAAACAGCTTAGCGTTAGCATATATGGGTGATGCGGTATATGAACAATATATCCGCTATCACCTACTTCAAAAAGGGAAAGTTCGTCCTAATCAATTGCATAGATTAGGGACGAGCTTCGTTTCGGCAAAAGCACAGGCAAAAGTTGTTTATCATTTATTAGAGACAGCATTTTTAACTGAGGAAGAAGAAGCGGTACTAAGAAGAGGGCGTAATGCAAACTCAGGTACTGTTCCGAAAAATACGGATGTACAAACATATCGATATAGTACAGCCTTTGAAGCGCTAATTGGCTATCATCACTTATTAAATAATCGTGAAAGATTAGACGAAATTGTGTATAAGGCAATTGCTGTTTTAGAAGAAAAGGAAGGGAGCACATCATCATGAGTAGTGAATATATTATCGGACGTAACCCTGTAATTGAAGCGTTACGATCAGGAAGAGATATTAATAAAATTTGGATTGCAGAAGGTGCTGCCAAAGGACAAGTACAAATTGTACTAGCACTAGCGAAAGAAAATAAGATTATTTTACAACATGCACCAAAAAAGAAGTTAGATCAATTAGTTGAGGGGAACCATCAAGGAGTAATTGCTCAAGTGGCTGCCTACCAATATGCTGAGCTAGAAGATCTATTCAAGGTAGCAGAGAAGCGTAATGAAGATCCGTTCTTCTTAATTTTAGATGAAATTGAAGACCCGCATAATCTAGGTTCTATTATGCGTACTGCTGATGCAACAGGAGCTCATGGAATTATTATTCCGAAAAGAAGAGCTGTGGGACTTACAGCATCAGTTGCGAAAGCATCTACTGGAGCAATTGAATATATTCCTGTTGCACGCGTAACGAATTTATCTCGTACAATTGATGAATTAAAAGAACGTGGACTTTGGATTGCTGGTACAGATGCAAAAGGGAAAACGGATTACCGTAATTTAGATGGTAAAATGCCAATTGGATTAGTAATTGGAAGTGAAGGAAAAGGTATGAGTCGTATTATTGGTGAAAAATGTGATTTCCTAATCACTTTACCGATGGTTGGTAAAGTTACATCCTTAAATGCTTCAGTAGCCGCAAGTTTGTTAATGTATGAGGTATATCGTAAACGTAATGAAATTGGTAAATAAAAAATGAACGATATTTTAATCGTTGACGGTTACAACATTATTGGAGCTTGGGGAGATTTGAAGAAACTACGGGATGTAGATTTGCAATCATCAAGAGATGCACTGATTGATAAGATGGCGGATTACCAAGGTTATACAGGTACCAAGGTAATGATAGTCTTTGATGCTTATACAGTCCAAGGTATTGAAAAAAAGATGAAACAATCGCGTGTAGAAGTCATATTCACGAGGAAAAATCAAACTGCGGATGAAAAGATAGAGCAACTTGCGATTGAGCTTAGAAATATAAATACGCAAATATATGTTGCGACTTCTGATTATACGGAACAATGGGTTATATTTGCGCAAGGTGCCCTTCGGAAATCTGCACGTGAATTAGAGTTGGAAGTACAAGCGATGGAGCAACAAGTAAGAAGGCGTACACAAGACACAAAAGAAAAACAACCTGCCATGCGAAAGATATTTAGTAAAGATATTACAGAAAAGTTAGAAAAATTAAGAAGAGGAGAGCGTTGAAGCATTGACGCTCTTTATCTTTTTACTGTATAATATTGCTAAATAAATAGCGGTCGGAGGGATCAAGGTGGAAGCAGGCTTCGTAAGTGTAGGCGACGTTACATTTCGTGATTTAGAGGATGAGGCAATCGTTGAATTAGTTCGAAAAGGTAATACTGACGCTCTAGAATATTTGATTCACAAATATAAGAACTTTGTTCGCGCGAAATCAAGATCTTATTTCTTAGTGGGTGCCGATCGAGAAGATATTGTGCAAGAAGGTATGATTGGATTGTTTAAAGCGATTCGTGATTATAAAGAGGACAAGCTGTCTTCATTCAAAGCATTTGCTGAACTGTGTATCACTCGACAAATTATTACCGCTATTAAAACAGCAACCAGGCAAAAACATATTCCGTTAAATTCATATGTGTCTTTAGATAAGCCGATTTATGATGAGGAATCTGATCGGACGTTATTAGATGTTATTTCGGAAGCGAAGGTAACTGATCCTGAAGAAATGATTATAAGTCAGGAAGAATATACAGACATAGAATCTAAAATATCTGAATTATTAAGCGATTTAGAAAGAAAAGTGCTTTCTTTATATCTAGACGGTCGTTCTTATCAAGAGATTTCGGAACAGTTAAATAGGCATGTGAAATCTATTGATAATGCTTTACAGAGGGTGAAGCGGAAATTGGAACGATATATGGAAATGAGAGAGAGTACCACTTTAAATTCATAACAAGTGCTACAGGTGTAAAAAATCACCTGTTTTCTTTTTGCAGAGAGTACAAAAGGCATGTCATTGACATTGTCTTTTGTTGTATGATACATTTTTAGGGACATAATGTTACAAGGTTGGTGTAACTAATGAGGAAAAAAGTTGTACTCTCATGTGAAGAGTGTAAAAATCGAAACTACTCTACGATGAAAGATACGAGCTCGGTAGAGCGACTTGAAATAAAGAAATTCTGTAAAACATGCAATCAGCATACAGTTCACAAGGAAACAAAATAAATAATTGAAATAATACACTGGAGGTCCCGTAGATGCGTTTAACGAACTTTTTCGGCGATGTAGGTCGCGAAATGAAAAAAGTAAGTTGGCCTAAAAAAGATGAATTACTCCGTTCAACAGCGACTGTTATCGCTACAGTTGTCTTCTTTGCGATTTTCTTCGCAGTGGTTGATATGGGCATTTCTTCTTTAATTCGGTTAATTCTTGGTTAATTCTTGAATAAGAAGCACTTATCCATGATATAATGTTATTTATAAGAACTGTGTAAAAGCCCGGTGAACGGGTTTTTTCATTTGCGCAAAAAAATGTACGTCAGGGAGGGAAGGACGCTCGTCCTAAATGAATGGAAAAAAGTTGGTATGTTGTCCATACTTATTCTGGATATGAAAATAAAGTAAAAGCAAACCTAGAGAAACGTGTAGAATCAATGGGTATGCAAGATAAAATTTTCCGTGTTGTTGTCCCGGAAGAAGTAGAAGTAGAAATGAAAAACGGTAAAGAAAAATTAATGAAAAGAAAAGTGTTCCCAGGTTATGTATTAGTAGAATTAATCATGACTGATGACTCTTGGTATGTTGTACGTAACACGCCAGGTGTAACTGGGTTCGTTGGTTCTTCTGGTTCTGGATCTAAACCATCACCTCTATTAGAAGAGGAAGTTGTTACCATTATGAAACATATGGGAATGGACAACGAAGTGGTTGATTTCGACTTTGAACTTCATGAGACAGTACGTGTAAATGAGGGACCATTCGCAGATTATACAGGTGCTATCGAAGAAATTGATGTAGAGAAGAAAAAGGTTAGCGTGCTTGTGGACATGTTTGGTCGCGAGACTCCAGTTGAACTTGACTTCCATCAAATTGAAAAATTATAAAATGAAACTTGAAATGATTTGTAAAAAGTGATAATATCTTTTAAGTCAGTACGTCTTCGTTATCGGAGACGTTTT
This genomic interval carries:
- the radA gene encoding DNA repair protein RadA — protein: MAKKKTKFTCQECGYQSPKYMGKCPGCGQWNTLVEEMEPVVSSRRLNYANAIQTEVTKPRRLTEVETKSEARIETKFQEFNRVLGGGIVDGSLVLIGGDPGIGKSTLLLQISSQLADSSYDVLYISGEESAKQIKLRADRLDVKGSNLFVVAETDLQRIATHIEEMNPAFVVIDSIQTIHLPEVTSAPGSVAQVRECTAELMKLAKTKGIPIFIVGHVTKEGAIAGPRMLEHMVDAVLYFEGDRHHTYRILRAVKNRFGSTNEMGIFEMKELGLAEVLNPSEIFLEERPVGVAGSTVVASMEGTRPVLVEIQALISPTSFGNPRRMATGIDHNRVSLIMAVLEKRTGLLLQNQDAYLKVAGGLKLDEPAIDLAVALSIASSFRDKSTAPTDAVIGEVGLTGEIRRVSRIEQRVQEAAKLGFQRAIIPRKNLGGWTIPDGIEVVGVSNLGEALRLTLGG
- a CDS encoding PIN/TRAM domain-containing protein — translated: MLKRIVQLFFLVIGGALGIYLIPKVINVLDIGAVPLLEGSYVRAIIGAIILFLTTFWLVDYIVQLIKHIEEALVKAPVADVLFGTLGLISGLIVAYLILIPIREFTIPVISTVLQVFFTLLLGYLGFQVGFKKRNELLGLFTLPQRGKKKNNNSEHEETETEVEESTTHWKILDTSVIIDGRIADICQTKFLEGTIVIPQFVLEELQHIADSSDALKRNRGRRGLDILNRIQKEMPIPVEIYEGDFDDIQEVDSKLVKLAKITGGTVVTNDFNLNKVSELQGVTVLNINDLANAIKPVVLPGEELSVYVVKDGKEQNQGVAYLDDGTMIVVEDGREYVGSQLNVLVTSVLQTSAGRMIFAKRKLLEKAL
- the gltX gene encoding glutamate--tRNA ligase, with amino-acid sequence MEKQVRVRYAPSPTGHLHIGNARTALFNYLFARHQDGKFIIRIEDTDVKRNVAGGEESQLKYLKWLGMDWDEGVDVGGEFGPYRQTERLDMYKKLYEDLLERGLAYKCYMTEEELEAEREGQIARGETPRYAGNHRDLTEAQVKEFEAEGRIPSIRFRVPADRDYTFKDIVKDEVAFHSNDFGDFVIVKKDGIPTYNFAVAVDDHLMEITHVLRGDDHISNTPKQMMIYEAFGWDIPQFGHMTLIVNESRKKLSKRDESIIQFIEQYKELGYLPEAIFNFIALLGWSPVGEEEIFSQEEFIKMFDAARLSKSPALFDSQKLKWMNNQYMKKQDLDTVVELSLPHLVKAGRIGETLSEQEQAWIRDVIALYHEQMSFGAEIVELSEMFFKDHVDYEEEGQEVLKGEQVPEVLRAFAGQVEALEAMEPAAIKAAIKAVQKETGHKGKNLFMPIRVATTGQTHGPELPNAIVLLGKEKVLNRLQKVIG
- the cysE gene encoding serine O-acetyltransferase, which gives rise to MFKRLREDIEVVFEQDPAARSYFEVILTYSGLHAVWAHRIAHAFYKKNFFFIARWISQVSRFFTGIEIHPGATIGRRFFIDHGMGVVIGETCEIGDNVTIYQGVTLGGTGKEKGKRHPTIQDNVLIATGAKVLGSITVGENSKIGAGSVVLKEVPAHSTVVGIPGRVVIQNGVKIGQELNHSDLPDPIFDKLKVMEVELDKLKKQLEVKVERKDKNDYSHL
- the ispF gene encoding 2-C-methyl-D-erythritol 2,4-cyclodiphosphate synthase, which codes for MFRIGQGFDVHEFAEGRPLIIGGITIPHEKGLIGHSDADVLLHTIADACLGAIAAGDIGKHFPDTDPAFKDADSAVLLQKVWEFVREQGYELGNLDCTIIAQKPKMAPHIESMRKRISELLETSIDNINVKATTTEKLGFTGREEGIASQAVVLLQKK
- a CDS encoding Mini-ribonuclease 3, which translates into the protein MIDAKQLNSLALAYMGDAVYEQYIRYHLLQKGKVRPNQLHRLGTSFVSAKAQAKVVYHLLETAFLTEEEEAVLRRGRNANSGTVPKNTDVQTYRYSTAFEALIGYHHLLNNRERLDEIVYKAIAVLEEKEGSTSS
- the cysS gene encoding cysteine--tRNA ligase; this translates as MTIHIYNTLTRQKEEFTPLEENKVKMYVCGPTVYNYIHIGNARPPMVFDTVRRYLEYKGYDVQYVSNFTDVDDKLIKAANELGEDVPTIADRFVEAYFEDVTALGCKHATVHPRVTENMDIIIEFIQELVNKGYAYESEGDVYFRTKEFEGYGKLSHQPIADLRHGARIEVGEKKQDPLDFALWKAAKEGEIFWESPWGKGRPGWHIECSAMARKYLGDTIDIHAGGQDLAFPHHENEIAQSEALTGKTFARYWMHNGYININNEKMSKSLGNFILVHDIIKQYDPQLIRFFMLSVHYRHPINFSEELLQSTNNGLERIKTAYGNLKHRMESSTDLTDHNEKWLAELEKFQTAFEEAMNDDFNTANAITELYNVANHANQYLLEEHTSKVVIEAYVKQLETLFDILGLELAQDELLDEEIEALIQKRIEARKNRDFALSDKIRDDLKDRNIILEDTAQGTRWKRG
- the ispD gene encoding 2-C-methyl-D-erythritol 4-phosphate cytidylyltransferase, translated to MYTLIIPAAGQGKRMGAGKNKLFLLINEVPIIVHTLRAFEKDKECKNIIMAINEEERPYFEELMQKYPVEKPVQFIQGGAERQDSVYNAIQHTSDVKYVLVHDGARPFVTNKVIQDVLTAAEKYGASICAVPVKDTVKKVQQDVVVETVERSQLKAVQTPQGFSVSLLLEAHRSAKQSCFLGTDDASLVERIGKQVGVVEGSYYNIKVTTPEDLLIAESFLHIQKK
- the disA gene encoding DNA integrity scanning diadenylate cyclase DisA, which translates into the protein MEENKQRVKSMINILQLVAPGTPLREGIDNVLRAQTGGLIVLGYNEQIKSIVDGGFHINCAFSPASLYELAKMDGALILNETGSKILIANAQLVPEASIDSIETGMRHRTAERVAKQTGSLVVAISQRRNVITLYQGNLRYTLKDIGVILTKANQAIQTLEKYKAVWNDGITNLGILEFEEVVTMSEVVHVLHSVEMVLRIKNEILSYIHELGTEGRLIRLQLTELLADLEAEAALLIKDYHQEKTQDHHQILKRLQELANTQLLEDSDLVKLLGYPGQTSLEESVTPRGYRITSKISRVPPLIIENLINRFKTLQGVCRATINELDDVEGIGEVRAKKIREGLKRIQEHLYMSRHN